The following proteins come from a genomic window of Streptomyces liliiviolaceus:
- a CDS encoding FecCD family ABC transporter permease: MTVSLSPPDLADAPRVRRRHTRPALSAGLLAAALALTAMSVLSLAVGSGDVALHDVVAGVFSPDRSVHGQMIIQEVRLPRTLAGLLAGSALGVAGALMQGVARNPLADPGLLGVNAGASVTVVFAISVLSLTEPAQYIWFGFLGACVAAVLVYGIGSLGREGATPVKLALAGAATTAVLGSLTSAMLLRDSRTFDQFRFWQVGALNGRDIDVLWQALPFIAVGGVLALLLGPSLNALALGDDIARGLGQRIVAVRLTSAVSVVLLCGAATAIAGPIGFLGLAVPHAARLITGPDYKWILPYSALLAPALLLFADVVGRLIARPGEVQVGVITAALGAIPFVLLVRRRNVVEL; this comes from the coding sequence GTGACCGTCTCCCTCTCCCCGCCCGACCTCGCCGACGCCCCGCGCGTCCGCCGCCGGCACACCAGACCCGCCCTCAGCGCGGGGCTGCTCGCCGCGGCCCTGGCACTGACCGCCATGAGTGTGCTCAGCCTCGCCGTGGGCTCGGGCGACGTGGCACTGCACGACGTCGTGGCCGGGGTGTTCAGCCCCGACCGTTCCGTCCACGGCCAGATGATCATCCAGGAGGTCCGCCTCCCCCGCACGCTCGCCGGTCTGCTCGCCGGATCCGCGCTCGGGGTCGCCGGAGCCCTGATGCAGGGCGTCGCGCGCAACCCCCTCGCGGATCCGGGCCTGCTGGGCGTCAACGCGGGCGCCTCCGTCACCGTCGTCTTCGCCATCAGCGTCCTGTCGCTGACCGAGCCCGCGCAGTACATCTGGTTCGGTTTCCTCGGGGCCTGTGTCGCCGCCGTGCTCGTCTACGGCATCGGCAGCCTGGGCCGCGAGGGCGCCACACCCGTGAAACTGGCCCTCGCCGGAGCGGCCACCACCGCCGTACTGGGCTCCCTGACCAGCGCCATGCTGCTCAGGGACAGCCGGACGTTCGACCAGTTCCGGTTCTGGCAGGTGGGCGCGCTCAACGGCCGTGACATCGATGTCCTGTGGCAGGCACTGCCCTTCATCGCCGTCGGCGGAGTGCTGGCCCTGCTGCTGGGCCCCTCCCTCAACGCCCTCGCCCTCGGCGACGACATCGCGCGCGGCCTGGGCCAGCGCATCGTCGCGGTACGGCTGACGAGCGCCGTGAGTGTCGTACTGCTCTGCGGCGCGGCCACGGCGATCGCGGGGCCGATCGGATTCCTGGGCCTGGCCGTTCCGCACGCGGCACGCCTGATCACCGGCCCCGACTACAAGTGGATCCTCCCCTACAGTGCGCTGCTCGCACCGGCCCTGCTGCTCTTCGCGGACGTCGTGGGGCGCCTGATCGCGCGCCCCGGCGAGGTGCAGGTCGGTGTGATCACCGCCGCGCTGGGCGCCATCCCCTTCGTCCTGCTCGTCCGCCGCCGGAACGTGGTCGAACTGTGA
- a CDS encoding FecCD family ABC transporter permease: MSAGGTATAPPEPTGATGTTGTTGTTGTTGGPSPAASHDAVARLVRVRRRGQARGALVSGVLLAVVLAAFTLSLTTGDFVIPLADVLATLAGGGDAGTQFVILELRLPRALLALLVGGCFGLSGAVFQGLLRNPLASPDVIGVSAGASAAAVLASMVLGLSGLALSAVALSGALLTGAAVYLLAWRKGISGYRLVLVGIGIGTGLSSVVSYVMTRSDVTEAQNAFLWLTGSLNGRSWTHFWPLFSGAVVLLPLALLASRALPALQLGDEAAGGLGARVEHSRLAMLACATALAGLATAAAGPVGFVAFVSPPIARRLLPGRGAALVPSALVGAALVLLADYAAQHLVPGTQLPVGIVTSLVGAPYLLWLLARANRVGKGG, translated from the coding sequence ATGTCAGCGGGCGGTACGGCCACCGCGCCGCCGGAGCCGACCGGCGCGACCGGTACGACTGGTACGACTGGTACGACTGGTACGACCGGTGGTCCCTCCCCCGCCGCCTCGCACGACGCCGTGGCCCGGCTGGTCCGCGTCAGACGCCGTGGGCAGGCCCGCGGCGCCCTCGTCAGCGGCGTCCTGCTCGCCGTCGTACTCGCGGCGTTCACCCTGTCCCTCACCACCGGCGACTTCGTCATCCCGCTCGCCGACGTCCTCGCCACGCTGGCCGGGGGCGGCGACGCGGGAACCCAGTTCGTCATCCTCGAACTGCGCCTGCCGCGAGCCCTGCTGGCCCTCCTGGTCGGCGGCTGCTTCGGTCTCTCCGGAGCGGTGTTCCAGGGGCTGCTTCGCAACCCGCTCGCCAGCCCCGATGTCATCGGCGTCAGCGCGGGGGCCAGCGCCGCCGCCGTCCTCGCGAGCATGGTCCTCGGCCTGAGCGGTCTCGCCCTGTCGGCGGTCGCCCTGTCGGGCGCGCTGCTGACCGGGGCGGCCGTCTACCTGCTGGCCTGGCGCAAGGGCATCAGCGGCTACCGCCTGGTCCTCGTGGGCATCGGCATCGGTACGGGCCTGTCGAGCGTCGTCTCGTACGTCATGACGCGGTCGGACGTCACCGAGGCGCAGAACGCGTTCCTCTGGCTGACCGGCAGCCTCAACGGCCGATCCTGGACCCACTTCTGGCCCCTGTTCAGCGGTGCGGTCGTGCTGCTGCCCCTGGCGCTGCTGGCCTCGCGCGCCCTGCCGGCCCTGCAGTTGGGCGACGAGGCCGCCGGCGGTCTGGGAGCGCGGGTCGAGCACAGCCGGCTCGCCATGCTGGCCTGCGCGACCGCCCTCGCGGGCCTCGCGACGGCCGCCGCCGGGCCCGTCGGCTTCGTCGCCTTCGTGTCCCCGCCCATCGCCCGGCGTCTGCTCCCCGGGCGCGGCGCGGCCCTGGTGCCCTCGGCCCTGGTCGGGGCCGCGCTGGTCCTCCTCGCCGACTACGCGGCCCAGCACCTCGTCCCCGGTACGCAGTTGCCGGTGGGGATCGTGACCAGCCTCGTCGGTGCGCCGTACCTGCTGTGGCTGCTCGCGCGCGCCAACCGCGTGGGCAAGGGCGGCTGA
- a CDS encoding ABC transporter ATP-binding protein, which yields MTSPHDRSAPHDRSAPPAPHTLQARDLTLGYGEREIISKLDVDLPPGRITCIVGPNACGKSTLLRSMARLLVPSSGAVLLDGRSIQELPTRQVAATLGVLPQSPVAPEAITVADLVGRGRYPHQGWFRRWTASDTEAVAAAMLATDVLDLADRPLDELSGGQRQRVWIAMALAQETDLLLLDEPTTYLDISHQLDVLDLLTDLNRQRGVTLAVVLHDLNLACRYADHLIAMKDGRVVAEGTPTAIVTEELVHEVFGLRSAVVPDPASATPLIVPMGRHHITVPQADGAPLTSSPSPSPS from the coding sequence GTGACCTCCCCGCACGACCGGTCCGCCCCGCACGACCGCTCCGCCCCGCCCGCCCCGCACACCCTTCAGGCCCGGGACCTCACGCTCGGATACGGAGAGCGCGAGATCATCTCGAAGCTCGACGTCGACCTGCCACCCGGCCGCATCACCTGCATCGTGGGCCCCAACGCCTGCGGCAAGTCGACGCTGCTCCGCTCGATGGCACGGCTGCTCGTGCCGTCGTCGGGAGCGGTCCTCCTCGACGGCCGCAGCATCCAGGAGCTGCCCACCCGCCAGGTGGCCGCGACGCTGGGCGTGCTGCCGCAGTCCCCGGTGGCGCCGGAGGCGATCACGGTCGCCGATCTGGTCGGCCGCGGCCGGTATCCGCACCAGGGCTGGTTCCGGCGCTGGACGGCGTCGGACACCGAGGCCGTCGCCGCGGCCATGCTCGCCACCGACGTCCTCGATCTCGCCGACCGGCCGCTGGACGAACTCTCCGGCGGGCAGCGCCAGCGCGTCTGGATCGCCATGGCCCTGGCCCAGGAGACCGACCTCCTGCTGCTGGACGAGCCCACCACCTACCTCGACATCAGCCACCAGCTGGACGTCCTGGACCTGCTGACCGACCTCAACCGGCAGCGCGGCGTCACCCTCGCCGTCGTCCTGCACGATCTCAACCTCGCGTGCCGGTACGCCGACCACCTCATCGCGATGAAGGACGGCCGGGTCGTCGCCGAGGGCACCCCGACCGCGATCGTCACCGAGGAGTTGGTGCACGAGGTGTTCGGGCTGCGCAGCGCGGTCGTCCCGGACCCGGCGTCGGCCACACCCCTGATCGTTCCGATGGGGCGGCACCACATCACGGTGCCGCAGGCCGACGGCGCCCCTCTCACCTCGTCCCCGTCCCCGTCCCCGTCATGA